The Kocuria flava nucleotide sequence GTCGCGATGAGCGGCTTCACGGGCGCGGGCTACCCCAAGGAGGTGCCGCTGGCGCTGGCCCGGCGCATGGAGGCCGCCGAGCAGCCGTTCCGGATCCGGGTGCTCACGGGCGCCTCCACCGCCCCGGAGCTGGACGGGGCCCTGGCGAAGGTGGACGGCATGGAGCTGCGCCTGCCCTACCAGTCCGACCCCGCGCTGCGGGAGCGGATCAACGCCGGCACCCTCGACTACATCGACATCCACCTCAGCCACGTCGCCCAGCACACCTGGTTCGGGTTCTTCGGGCCCGTCGACGTGGCCGTGGTCGAGGTCGTCGGCATCACCGAGGACGGGCGGCTGATCCCGTCGTCGTCCGTGGGCAACAACAAGACCTGGCTCGAGCAGGCCGACAAGGTCATCCTCGAGGTCAACCGGTTCCAGCCCGCCGGCATGGAGGGCATGCACGACGTCTACTACGGCACCGCCCTGCCCCCGCACCGCAGGCCCATCCCGCTGGTCGACCCCGAGGACCGCATCGGCGAGCCCTACCTGAGCGTGGACCCCGAGAAGGTCATCGCCGTGGTCGAGACCGACGGCCCCGACCGCAACTCCCCGTTCAGCCCGCCGGACGAGTCCTCGAAGCAGATCGCCGGGCACCTGCTGGAGTTCTTCGACCACGAGATCCGCCGCGGCCGCCTCACCGACCGGCTGCTGCCGCTGCAGTCGGGGGTCGGCAACATCCCCAACGCCGTGATGGCCGCGCTCGCCGAGGGCGGGTACAAGGGCCTGACCGCCTACACCGAGGTCATCCAGGACGGGATGCTCGGGCTGATCAAGGAGGGCGTGCTGCGGATGGCCTCGGCCACCTCCTTCTCCCTGAGCCGGGACGGGGTGGACGAGTTCAACGCCAACGTCGACTTCTACCGCGAGCGCATCATCCTGCGCACCCAGGAGATCTCCAACCACCCGGAGCTCATCCGCCGCCTCGGCTGCATCGCCCTCAACGGGATGATCGAGGCCGACCTCTACGGCAACGTCAACTCCACCCACGTGGCCGGGACCAAGGTGATGAACGGGATCGGCGGCTCCGGGGACTTCGCCCGCAACGGCTACCTGTCCGTGTTCATGTCCCCGAGCACCGCCAAGAACGGCAACATCTCCGCGATCGTGCCGATGGCCAGTCATGTGGACCACACCGAGCACGACACCATGGTCGTCATCACCGAGCAGGGCCTGGCCGACCTGCGCGGGCTGGCCCCGAAGCAGCGGGCCCGCACGATCATCGAGAACTGCGCCCACCCGGACTACCGGCCGATGCTCGAGGACTACTCCGAGCGCGCCCAGCGGGAGAGCTTCGGCAAGCACACCCCGCACCTGCTCGGCGAGGCCCTCTCCTGGCACGAGCGGTTCGTGGAGACCGGCAGCATGCGCGTGCCCGACCGCCGGCCCGCCGGCTGAGCGTCCCGGACCACGACGACGAGGAACGGCCCCGGCCCGCGGCACTGTGCGCGGTCCGGGGCCGTCCCTCGTGGGGGAGGGCTCAGCTCCAGGGCTGGTGGCGCAGCCCGTGGGCACCCCGGTAGTCGGGGGAGACCGGCTCGGCCCAGCCCTCGACCAGCTCGTCGTCGAGGCGGTAGACCGTCACGTCCAGCGGGTGGCAGATCTCCACCGGGTCGGTCACGCCGGGGCCGAACATCGGCTTGGACAGGTCCCCGCCCGGGCAGGCGGAGAGCGCCACGAGCAGGTCCTGCTCGGCGAAGAACTCGAAGTGGTCGCCCGGGGTGGCCGGGCAGGTCTTCATGAAGTACTCGTCGTCGTCGTTGAGCCCGGTGCACTGGAAGACGTTGAGGACGTCGTGGACGTCGAACTCCGTCAGACCCCAGGGCAGCACGGCGCGCACGAGGTTGGAGTGGCAGTGGAAGTCGAAGTCCACGCCGTTGAGCATCTTCGACACGTAGGGGTCGCAGCGGGTGCCCAGGGTGTCGTGCAGTCGCCCGCCCTCGGCGTCCACGCCGTAGCCGGCCAGGGTGTCGCCGACGATCGTGGCCATCGGCCGCAGGAACGGCAGGTTCGACCACAGCCGGTCGAAGGTCGTGACGTGGGCGGCCTGGAGCTGGCGGGTGCGCGCCGCCCAGAACCGCTCCCGCGGGTTGTGCCGGTTCCACAGGTTCAGGTCCCCGACCTGCGGGCCCTCGACCGTGGAGATCCGGCAGACGTGCCCGGCCGGCACCTCCCACGCGCGGCCGGAGCGGATGGGGACCCTCAGCTCCTCGACGACGGTGCGCCGCTCGGTCGCGGCGCCGATGCGCCCGTAGAACTCCTGGT carries:
- a CDS encoding acetyl-CoA hydrolase/transferase family protein — its product is MHDRIRNARLGERVMSAEEAAALIQPGMTVAMSGFTGAGYPKEVPLALARRMEAAEQPFRIRVLTGASTAPELDGALAKVDGMELRLPYQSDPALRERINAGTLDYIDIHLSHVAQHTWFGFFGPVDVAVVEVVGITEDGRLIPSSSVGNNKTWLEQADKVILEVNRFQPAGMEGMHDVYYGTALPPHRRPIPLVDPEDRIGEPYLSVDPEKVIAVVETDGPDRNSPFSPPDESSKQIAGHLLEFFDHEIRRGRLTDRLLPLQSGVGNIPNAVMAALAEGGYKGLTAYTEVIQDGMLGLIKEGVLRMASATSFSLSRDGVDEFNANVDFYRERIILRTQEISNHPELIRRLGCIALNGMIEADLYGNVNSTHVAGTKVMNGIGGSGDFARNGYLSVFMSPSTAKNGNISAIVPMASHVDHTEHDTMVVITEQGLADLRGLAPKQRARTIIENCAHPDYRPMLEDYSERAQRESFGKHTPHLLGEALSWHERFVETGSMRVPDRRPAG
- a CDS encoding urea carboxylase-associated family protein; translated protein: MTQPDARLTEAAYQGAALQVDQEFYGRIGAATERRTVVEELRVPIRSGRAWEVPAGHVCRISTVEGPQVGDLNLWNRHNPRERFWAARTRQLQAAHVTTFDRLWSNLPFLRPMATIVGDTLAGYGVDAEGGRLHDTLGTRCDPYVSKMLNGVDFDFHCHSNLVRAVLPWGLTEFDVHDVLNVFQCTGLNDDDEYFMKTCPATPGDHFEFFAEQDLLVALSACPGGDLSKPMFGPGVTDPVEICHPLDVTVYRLDDELVEGWAEPVSPDYRGAHGLRHQPWS